Genomic window (Streptomyces sp. NBC_01431):
CCCGAACTGCGGGGCGGGGCCGGTGGCCTGGGGCGGCGGTGCGAATCCGGGGGCCGCGCCGCCCTGTGACTGCTGCGGCGGCGCCGGGGCGGGTTCCTCCTCCAGGACCTCGCCGCCGAAGTTCTTGAGGAGCGCTTCGAGTCCCCCGTCGAAACCCTGGCCGACGGCGGCGAAGCGCCAGACGTCCTTCAGGTAGAAGTCGCCGAGCATGACGGCGCGTTCGGTGCTGAACTCCGCCCCGGTGAAGGAGTACCGCACCACTTCCTCACCGCCGGCGACGACCCGGATGTATCCGGGGCCGACCTGCGACATCTGGCCGGCGCCGTCGAGCGTCGCGGTGAAGGAGAGCTTGTGGATGTTCGCCGGAACGCGGTCCAGGGTGACGCGGAACGACTCGGTGTCACCGGACTGGGCGCCGAGGAGCTGGATCGACTCCTCGGGCGACTTCGGCTGGTTGAAGAAGACGAAGTAACGGTCGTCGGACAGCTGCTCGTTCGCGTCGAGGCCGAAGCAACTGATGTCGAAGGTCAGCCCGGGACCACCGATCTGCACCCCTACGTACAGATCCGTCCCTGCGGTGAGATCACTGACCTTGGCCTTGTGGCCGCGCTGGAATTCCCTGGCCATGCGTACCGACCGTCCCCCATCCCGAGGTGATTGCGTCGCGCCAGGCTAACGGCTGCCTCGGACAATCGGCCAAGCCGGTACACATTCGGTACAGAACCGCCGAGTCCTACTCGTCGCGCGCCGCGGGCAGATGCGGAAGGCGCTCGGCGGCCACCACGCCCTCCAGATATCCGCGGGCCCGCTCGGTGCGCGGATAGGCGTCGAGGAGGCGCCAGAAGCGGGGGCCGTGACCGGGCACCAGGAGGTGGGCCAGCTCGTGGACGAGCACATAGTCGACGACGTATTCGGGCATGCCCTGCAACCGGTGCGAGAGGCGGATGCTGCCCTCGGCCGGAGTGCACGAACCCCAGCGGGTGTTCTGGTTGGTCACCCAGCGCACCGAGGCGGGGCGGGCCCGGCCCTCGAAGTACTGCTCGGACAAACGCTCGGCGCGCTCGGTGAGTTCCGCGTCGCCCAGCATGCGCTTGCTCTCCTGCGCCGCCAGCTTGTCGAGCATCACGCCGACCCAGCGCTGCTCCTCGGCCTCCGACATCCGGGCCGGGATCAGCACGATCGTGCGGTCGCCCTCGCGGTATGCCGAGACCGTTCTGCTGCGCCGGGCGCTGCGGCGGACCTCGACCGCACTGGTCGCCGGACCGCGTGGCGGCAGACGGTTCGGGCTGCGCTGCGGGCTTCCGGCACTCTGCAGGGGGTCGGCGGGCACGCCCCGACGTTACCCGCTGTCAGTGGGAGAAGTCCCGCCTCCGGGACGGTTGAGCCATGATCCATCCGCTGGGGTGCGGCATTCGAATGACTAATACCCATCGCCTGTGGACAACTTTTCACGCCGTCCGGCACCGCCGTGCATTCTGGCCCCATGCCGCACGACGGCCCGCGATCGAGCGGGCCTCGGGGAGGTGCGGGTCAGCACGACGACGGGGGTTCGATCATGCATCCGATGCTCAAGCCGGCACTGCGCCGAGCCTGGCGGGACCGGCAGACCGTGCAGTTCGGGATCACTCCGGCGCAGGCGGTGGTGGTCTCGCCGGTGGATCCGGCGACGGGCCACTTCCTGGAGCTGCTCGACGGCACCCAGGGTCTGCCGATCCTGTACGAGCGGGCGCGCGCCCTGAACATGGGGCCCGGCCAAGTGGACGAACTGGTAAAGCGGTTGGCGGCGGCCGGCGTGGTGGACGATCCGACGGCCGGCGGCGCCACGGCCGATGCGTTACGGAACCGGGCTGGCACCCTGGAGCGACTACGGCCGGATCTTGCTTCCCTCTCGCTGATCCATCCGGAGCCGGGCGCCGCCGCCGGACGGCTTGCGGCCCGCCGGGCGATGCGGGTCCAGGTGCGGGGCGCGGGCCGGGTGGGCGCGACCGTCGCCGCCCTCCTCGCGGGAGCGGGGGTGGGTCAGGTCGACGTGCTGGACGGGGGCGTCGTGCGACCGGGCGACGTGACACCGGGCGGTCTGCCCGAGCGGTCCGTCGGTGAGCGGCGTTCGACAGCGGCGCGCCACCTGGTGCGGCAGGCGGCGCCGGGCGGACCACCGCGCCAGGGACGGGACCCGGACACAGGCCCGCCCGCCTTCTCCCTGATCGTCGTGGCTCCGCGCGAGGGGCTCGATGTGTACGCGCCGAACACGGCGGACGCCGAGGACTGGGTCCGAGCCGGAATTCCCCATCTCTATACGGGAGTCGTGGAGACGACGGGGGTGGTGGGGCCGCTGGTGCTGCCGGGCGGGACCGGCTGCGCGGGCTGTCTCTCGCTCGCCCGCACGGAGCGGGATCCGGGCTGGCCCCGGCTGCTGGCGCAGTGGCGCTCGGGGCGGCAGCGCACCGCCGTGCCGGCCTGCGACCTTGCGCTGGCGACCGCGGTGGCGGGGCTCGCGGCCGGGCATGCGCTGGCGTTCCTCGACGGCGATCTGCCCGCGAGTGTAGGCAGCCGCTGGGAGGCGTCGCTGCCGCAGCTGGACTGGCGGTCCCAGCCGGTCGGGCCACACCGCGACTGCTTCTGCGGCGCGGTGGGGAACACTCGGGGGGAGCAGGTCTCCGGGGCGTCCGGGCCACAGGACACAATGGCCGGGTAACGCCTGAGAGGGCGCGGCTGTCTGGGATTTGGAGGGGCGCATGTCTGATCTTCCCCGGAAGGCGGTCACCCGGACCGCCAAGCTGGCCGCACTGCCACTTGGCTTCGCGGGCCGGGCCACCTGGGGCCTGGGCAAGCGGATCGGCGGGAGGTCCGCGGAGCTGGTCGCCCGTGAGCTCCAGCAGCGCACCGCGGAACAGCTCTTCAAAGTCCTGGGTGAACTCAAGGGCGGTGCGATGAAGTTCGGGCAGGCACTGTCCGTCTTCGAGTCGGCGCTGCCGGAAGAGGTCGCGGGCCCCTACCGGGCCGCCCTGACCAAGCTCCAGGAGGCGGCGCCCCCGATGCCGACCCGCACGGTCCATGCCGTACTGGAGGAGCGGATCGGCGCGGACTGGCGGGAGTTGTTCCTGGAGTTCGAGGAGAAGCCGGCCGCTGCCGCGTCGATCGGGCAGGTGCACCGCGCGGTCTGGCACGACGGGCGCGAGGTGGCCGTCAAGGTGCAGTACCCGGGAGCGGGCGAGGCGCTGCTCTCGGATCTGACCCAGCTCAGCCGGTTCGCCCGGCTGCTCGGGCCACTGATTCCGGGGATGGACATCAAGCCGCTCATCGCCGAGCTCCGCGACCGGGTCTCGGAGGAACTCGACTACGAACTGGAGGCGCGGGCCCAGCGGGAACACGCGGCGGAGTTCGCGGGCGACGCCGATGTGGTGGTGCCCGACGTGGTGCACCAGTGCGACCAGGTGCTGGTCACCGAATGGATCGACGGGATACCCCTGTCGGAGGTCATCAACGACGGAACCCCCGAACAGCGGGACAGAGCGGGGCAGTTGCTGACCCGGTTCCTGTTCTCGGGACCGGCCAGGACCGGTCTGCTGCACGCCGATCCGCATCCGGGCAACTTCCGGCTGCTCCCGCCACAGAAGCCGACCGGCTCGTGGCGGCTCGGTGTCCTGGACTTCGGCACGGTCGACCGGCTGCCCGGCGGGCTGCCCCGCACCATCGGTGAATCACTGCGGATGACGCTGGAGGGCGAGGCCGAGGCGGTGTACGAGCTGCTGTGCGGGGAGGGCTTCGTCAAGGAGTCCATCGACCTCGACCCGGACGCGGTGCTCGACTATCTGCTTCCGATCATCGAGCCGGCGCAGGCCGACGAGTTCACCTTCAGCCGGTCGTGGATGCGCGGGCAGGCCGCCCGGATCGCCGATCCCCGCTCCCCCGCGCATCAGTTGGGCAAGCGGCTCAATCTGCCGCCTTCGTATCTGCTGATACACCGCGTGACGCTGTCCACCATCGGGGTGCTCTGTCAGCTGGACGCGACGGTACGGATGCGGGACGAGCTGGAGAAGTGGATGCCCGGGTTCCTGGCGGACGCACCCCCGGCGGTGGAGCCGCAGGCGGTCGAGGAGGCGTGAGCGAGGCCGGGGCAAGGGTCGGACACCGCGCTCCTACCACCAGGCGGAGTCGAGCCTGCCCTCGATGGCCCTGATGTTGGTGCGGGCGCAGTCGTCGCAGTAGTAGCGGCCGGTACCGTTCTCGACCGAGTAGGTCCAGGTCGGCGGCGGGCCCTCGGCAGGGGCCGGGGTCCCGCAACGAGCGCACACGATGGTTTCGGCCACAGGCCGATTCTGGTCGTCCACCTCGCGACGATACCGCCGCGCCCGGCGCTTTGGCAGCCACAACGCACCGCGGGGACCGGCCCGTTCGGACCGATCCCCGCATGTAGTTTCCGGCTGCCCGGCCGACCGTCAGTGCATGACGGCCATGGCCAGGGCGCGGCGGGCGCGCAGCGACGCGCGCTCGGCGCGTCGCTGCATCCGCCGGGCGGCGACCAGGCGCAGCGCCTGGCGCTCCGCCTCGGCTTCCCGCCGGAGCTGATGCATATGCGCACGGGCCAGGGCTTCTGGCATGAGTTGCATTTCGAGGGTCCTGTTCTGACGCGACTCGTTCGCGCCGGTGGTGGTGAAGTCTGGGGTCGCGGAGCCGGTGGGCTCGTTGGCGGACGTCGTCATCGGGGCCTGCTTCTGGGGGTCGTTCGTTCGGGGATGGTCGATGGTGCCCGGCCGGTTCATGCGGCGACCGGGTTCTTGCGCGGACGGCCACGCGGCCGCTTGCGGGCAACGACAACACCCTGGACGAAGAGCTCGCCGCCCCAGACGCCCCACGGCTCGCGCCGCTCCTTGGCGCCGGCGAGGCAGGCGGCCATCAGGGGGCAGGTCTGGCAGAGGGACTTGGCGTACTCGACATCGGCCGGCGACTCGGCGAAGAAGACCTCCGGGTCGAAGGAACGGCAGGGGACGGGCACGCCGAGGTTCTCGATGGCGTCGTCGAGCGCGGTGAGCGCGGTGAGGGGAGTCAAGGCGGGGTCCTCCGTGAGACCGGGCGGGGGAAGAGTCGGGGCGGGCGGTACGGACGGGGCGTGCGCTTCGAGTTGCACGGTGGTTTCTCTTCCTCGTCTTGTTCGGCTGTGTCGGTCCGGCCGGTCGGCCGGGTGCGGCTGGTACCGAGGCCCCCTTCGCTCCGTCCATCCCGTTCGGGACAAACAGAAGGGCCGCGGATCCCGGGTGGGGTTCCGCGGCCCTGAAGGCGCCTGCCTGATCTGGATCAGGCTGGATCACTCCAGGGTTCGAGCCCACGGAAGGCCCACATCGTGTGGTGCTGGTACTGCTTCGTCTGCTTCTCGGCTCCGGCACCGGTCGCCGCAAAGGCGTGGGCCTGAGCCCGTCCCTTCGCTACTGCTGCTCCCGGCGCCTGGATCGGTCGCTCATTGCGCTCATCACGCACGGGGAGGCTCGCCAGGGGCGCCGGGATGGCGGCGGGAAGGCCGACCAGACCGGAGACGCCGGTGGACAGACCGGTGCCCTGGAACGAGGAGCCGAGCGTGCAGGCGGCGACGGCCGAGCGGTCCGTCACTTTGGTGCTGATGAAGCTGGTGATCTCGATGTAGCTGGCCACTGGTCTCGCCTCCTCTCGGCGTCTCGGGGACTTCGGCCCGGGGGCCTGATCCCATGCGTATTCGGATAAGTACAGCTAAGTACAGCACGGAGACCGGGCTTCGGAGAAGCTCCCGTTTCCGTGGTTAAGAACCTATGGGGATTCCTGGGGCGGGCGCAAACTATTTTTTCGACGAGTTTTCAAGAGGTCGCCTCGTCGTCTCCGCCAGGCGTCTCACCTGCGCAGATGGCCAGGACATCGGTGCCGAAGCGGTCCAGCTTGCGGGCGCCGACGCCGGAGATCACCGCGAGCTCGTGGCCACTGGAGGGCACGGCCTCCGCGATCGCCATGAGCGTCTTGTCCGTGAAGATCACGTACGGCGGCATGCCCAGCTCCTTCGCCTGGTGGGAGCGCCAGTCGCGGAGCCGCTCGTACAGCGCCTCGTCCATGTCCGAGGGGCAGTCCTCGCAGCGCATCAGCTTCATCTCGCCGGCTTCGGTGAGTGTTTTCCCGCACACCCGGCACAGCACCGGCCCCCGGCGGGTGCGCTTGCGGGCGGCGGGGCCGCGCTCGATGCCGCCCGCGCCACCCGCCACCGAGCGTGCCCCGCGACCCGCCGAGCCCGGCCGCAGGCCGTTGAGGAAGCGGCTGGCGCGGCGGGAGGCCCGGCCCCCGGGAGAGCGCGAGAGCGACCAGGACAGCGCGAGGTGGACCCGGGCGCGGGTGACGCCGACGTACAGCAGCCGGCGCTCCTCCTCGACCTGTTCGTCCGTCTTGGCGTACGTGATCGGCATCATGCCCTCGGTGAGGCCGACCAGGAACACGGCGTCCCACTCCAGGCCCTTGGCCGCGTGCAGCGAGGCGAGGGTGACGCCCTCGACGGTCGGGGCGTGCTGGGCGGCGGCGCGCTCGTCGAGCTCGGCCACCAGGTCGGAGAGGGTCGCGCCCGGCTTGGCCCGCTCGTAGTCCTCGGCGAGGCGGACCAGGGCGGCAAGCGACTCCCACTTGTCGCGGACGGCTCCCGAGCCCGCCGGGGCCACGGCCGTCCAGCCCTTGGTGCCGAGCACCGCCCGCACCTGGGACGGAAGGTCCACGGCGTCATCCAGCAGCGAGTCGTTGCCCCCGGCGCGGGCGGCGCCGCGCAGGGCGATGCCGGCCTCCCTGACCTCGGGCCGCTCGAAGAACCGCTCGGCGCCACGCAGCTGGTAGGCCACGCCCGCGTCCGCGAGGGCCTGCTCGTAGATCTCGGACTGGGCGTTGATGCGGTAGAGCACGGCGATCTGGCCGGCCGAGACCCCGGAGGCGATGAGGTCGCGGATGCGCCGGGCGACGCCCTCGGCCTCGGCGGGCTCGTCGCCGTACTCCGTATAGACCGGCTCGGGCCCCGCCTCGCGCTGTGAGACCAGTTCGAGCCGGTGCTCGGCGGCGCGGCCGCTCGCCTGGCCGAGCAGCCCGTTGGCGAGGTGCACCACCTGGGGGGTGGAGCGGTAGTCCCGCACCAGCTTCACCACGGTCGCGCCCGGGTGGCGGGTGCGGAAGTTCAGCAGGTGGTCGGGGGTGGCGCCGGTGAAGGAGTAGATGGTCTGGCTGGCGTCGCCGACGACGCACAGGTTGTCCCGCTCGCCCAGCCACAGTTCCAGGAGGCGCTGCTGGAGGGGGCTGACGTCCTGGTACTCGTCCACCACGAAGTGCTGGTACTGGCGGCGGATCTGGTCCGCGATGTCGTGCCGGTCCTGGAGCACGCCGACCGTGAGCAGCAGCACGTCCTCGAAGTCGATCACGCCGCGGTCCTGTTTGAGCTGCTCGTACATCGCGTAGATCTGGGCGATCTCGGCTGGGTCGCGGGGCGCGTCCCGGTGCAGTTTGGCGGCGGCCGCCGGGTAGTCGGCGGGCACGGTCTGGGTGACCTTGGCCCATTCGATCTCGCCCGTCACATCGCGCAGTTCGTTGCGGTCGAGCCGGATCCGGCAGCGGGCGCCCGCCTCGGCGACCAGTTGGACCTTGCGCTCGACGAGCCGGGGCAGCTCGCCGCCGACCGCCTTGGGCCAGAAGTACTGGAGCTGGCGCAGCGCGGCGGAGTGGAAGGTGCGGGCCTGGACGCCGCCCGCGCCGAGCTGGCGCAGCCGGCCGCGCATCTCGCCGGCCGCGCGGTTGGTGAACGTGACGGCCAGCACGCTGGACGGCTGGAGGATCCCGGCGCGCACCCCGTAGGCGATCCGGTGGGTGATCGCGCGGGTCTTGCCGGTGCCGGCGCCGGCCAGCACGCACACCGGGCCGTTCAGGGCCGTCGCGACCTCGCGCTGCTCGGGGTCGAGCCCGTCGAGCACCGCGTCGGCCGTCTCGGGGACCTGCGGGAAGAGAGTGGAGTGCGTTGCTGCTGTCACCCCGCCATGCTGCCAGGTCGGCGGGGACGGATGCGCCGCGTTGTCCACAGGGGGCGCCCGCAGTCGTACTAATCCGAACCCGGCGCCCGGCCGCGCCCGGTCACCGGCCCGCCTGCGACCGGCCCGAAGCGGGCAGGCCCGCCGTCATTGGCGATTGGGTCACATACGGGAATGGCGACCGGATCCCGTACGTTCTACGGCCTGCGGGACCGCATTCGGCGGGGGCGCATTCGGCGATACAGAGGAGCGCGAGAGACATGCCGGGCACTGTGACGATGTACAGCACCACCTGGTGCGGCTATTGCCAGCGGCTGAAGAAGCAGATGGACCGCGAGGGCATCGCGTACACCGAGGTCAACATCGAGCACGACTCCGAGTCGGCGGCGTTCGTGGAGAAGGCCAACGGCGGCAACCAGACGGTCCCCACCGTCCTCTTCCACGACGGCTCGACGCTCACCAACCCGTCGCTCGCGCAGGTCAAGCAGAAGATCGGCGTCTGACGCCGGTCGGCCCCACGCTCTGCCGAAGGCCCCGTCCGCATGCCGGATAGGGGCCTTCGGTGTGGGCGGACCGGGTCGGTGGGTCCCTTCGCACGAACGGGTCAGTGGGTCGGCCTCGGGAGGGGCTCGCCGTACCAGAGCTCGATGAGCCGGGCCGCGATCGAGATGCCGTACGGCGGCAGGACCTCGCCGGACACGAAGGCGGCGGCCAGGTCTTCGCGGGAGAACCAGCGGGCCTCGTGGATCTCCTCGCCGTCCACGTTGATCTCGGACGAGGTGGCCTGCGCCATGAAGCCGAGCATGAGGCTGGACGGGAAGGGCCAGGGCTGGCTGGCCACGTACTCGACCGGGCCGACGGTGACTCCGGCCTCCTCGAAGACCTCGCGGCGGACCGACTGCTCGATGGATTCGCCCGGCTCGACGAAGCCCGCCAGGGTGGAGAAACGGCCTTCGGGCCAGTGGACCTGGCGGCCGAGCAGCGCGCGGTCGTGCTCGTCGGTGACCAGCATGATGACCGCGGGGTCGGTGCGCGGGTAGTGCTCGGCTCCGCAGGCCGGGCAACGGCGGATGTGTCCGGCCGCCGCGATGACGGTGCGCTCGCCACAGCGGGAGCAGAACCGGTGCAGGCGCTGCCAGTTCTCCAGGGCGACCGCGTGCACCAGCAGACCCGCGTCGCGGGGCGACAGGAGCAGCCCCGCCTCGCGCAGCCCGGCCGGGCGGGCCGACTGGTCCATGCGGCCGGGCAGGGCGTCCTTCTGGAGGGCGAAGTAGCTGACGCCGTCCTCGTCGGTGCCCAGGAAGTAGCGGTGGGTCTCGGTGACCGGGGCCTCGAAGGCCGGGGTCATGACGAGCTCGGTGCGGCCCTCGGGGGTGTCGTCGATCAGGGCCTGGCCGCCCGACACCACGAACACCCGGGTCATCGGGTGGCTCCAGGCTGCCGCCAGCCAGGCCTCGTCGAGGCGGTGGTGGGCGGCACGGTCGATGCCGCTGTACTCGGTGAGGCCGATGGGCGTGGCGAGCCCGGTCGGCCGGTCCGTGATGGTTTCACTGCTGGTGGTGCTCACAGGTGCTTCCAACTCCCCCGGGTGGATGGTGTGTTCAGCGATGTCTGTCAGCCGGTGGCTCAGGCTGGTGGTTCAGGCTGTCGTGGCGGCCGGGGTGCCCGGCGCACCGGATCCGAGGTCGCTCCACAGGTGGGCGGTGGTCTCGACGCCCTTGAACAGAAGGTCCAGTTCGATCTTCTCGTTGGGGGCGTGCCAGCCGTCGGAGGGGACCGAGATCCCGAGGAAGAGGACGGGCGCGGCCAGCACGTCCTGGAGGTCGGCGGCGGGGCCCGAGCCTCCCTCACGGGTGAAGCGGACCTTCTTGCCGAAGGCCTCGCCCATGGCGCGTACGACCGACCGCAGTGCCGGGTGGCCGAGCGGGGTCAGACAGGGACGGGTGCCCGCGCTCCAGGTGATCTCATGCCCGATCCCGGCGGGGACCCGCTCGGCGACCCAGGCCGTGACGAGCTTCTCGATCCGCTCGGGGTCCTGGCCCGCGACCAGGCGGAACGACAGCTTCACCATCGCCGACGAGGGGATGATCGTCTTGCCGCCGGGGCCCTGGTAGCCGCCGCCGATGCCGTTGACCTCGGCGGTCGGGCGGGCCCAGAGCCGCTCAAGGGTGGAGAACCCGGCCTCGCCGACGGCCGCCCCCGACTTGGCGGTGCGCAGCCATTCGGCCTCGTCGAAGGGGAGCTCCGCGAACAGCTCGCGCTCGGCGTCGGTCAGCTCGGCGACGCCGTCGTAGAAACCCGGCACGGTGACGCGCTCCTCGGCGTCGTGCAGGGCAGCGACCAGGCGGGCGGCGGCCGTCGCCGGGTTGGGCACGGCACCGCCGAAGGAGCCGGAGTGGATGTCCTGGGCGGGGCCGTACAGCCGGATCTCGCACTCCGCGAGGCCGCGCATGCCGGTACAGACGGTGGGGGTGTCCTTCGACCACATGCCGGTGTCGGACACGATCACCGTGTCGGCCGCGAGGCGCTCGGCGTGCTGCTCGACCAGGGCCCGGAAGTGCGGCGAACCGGACTCCTCCTCGCCCTCGATCAGGAGCTTCAGGTTGACGGCGGGGGCGGTGCGGCCGGTGGCGGCCAGGTGTGCGCGGACCCCGAGGGTGTGGAAGAACACCTGGCCCTTGTCGTCGGCGGCGCCCCGCGCATACATCCGGCCGTCGGTGATGACCGGCTCGAACGGGTCGGTGTGCCAGCCGTCCTCGCGGGCCGCGGGCTGCACGTCGTGGTGTCCGTACACCAGGACGGTGGGCGCGCCCGGCTCACCGGACGGCCACTCGGCGTAGACGGCCGGGGCGCCCGGGGTTGGGAGGATCTCGGCGACCGGGAACCCGGTCTCCCTGAGCTTGGCGGCGAGCCAGTCGGCGCTGCGCCGTACGTCCGCGTCGTGGTCGGGCTGGGCCGACACGGACGGGATGCGCAGCCACTGTGCGAGGTCGCCGAGGAAGGCGGCACGGTGCTGCTCGATGTACGTGCGCACCGTCTCGGTGGCGGTCTGGACGGCGCTGTCCGGGGTCTCGCTCATGTCCTTGAGCCTATCCGCCCGGAGGTGGTGGCTCGTCCTGCGGTCCGCTCCTCGGACTGCGCCCGAGCAGGATGTCCTCCAGCTCCGCGCGGCCCGGCAGCCGGGCCGGGCGCACCGTCTCACCTGTGCGTACGTACACGAACGAGGCCTCCACCGCCTCCAGCGGGATGCCCAGCTGCTCGGCCCAGGCGACCCGGTAGACCGCCAGCTGGAGGGGGTCGGCGGTGGCTTCGCGTCCGGTCTTCCAGTCCACGATCTCGTACCTGGCGAAGGCTCCGTCGCCCTCCTTGTACACGGCGTCGATCCGGCCCCGGACCACCCGGCCCGCGAGGGCCAGCTGGATCGGGGCCTCGGTGCGAAATGGGGTGCGGGTCGCGTACGGACTGCGCTCGAAGGCCTCTTTGAGGGCGGCGAGGTCCCGCTCGTCCGCGATGTCGGCCTCGCTGTCGTCCGCCCCGGGCAGCTCGTCGGGGCCGAGCATGGGCAGCGGGAGCTCCTCGAAGCGGGACTCCACCCAGGCGTGGAACCGGGTGCCCCGGCGGGCGGCCGGCTGCGGGCGGCGCGGCATGGGGCGGGCCAGGTCCTTGGCGAAGCCGTCGGGGTCGGCGGCGAGCCGCAACAGCTCGGACGCGGTGAGGGAGGACGGCACCGGAACGTCGCGGGTGGTGGCGCGGGCCCGCCGGAGTTCGGTGGTGAGCGCCTCCAGGTCGCGGTCCCAGGAATGCAGGGTGCGGCGGTCCTCGGGGGCGAGGCGTGGGGCGGGGATCGCCACGGGAGCGGGAGCGGGAGCATGTTCGCGGGCGCCGGTGTCGGTGCCGGGGGCGCTGCGGGCGTGCTCGGGCCGGGATTGTGCGACGTGGGCTTCGCCCAGCGGGCCGAGCTCGGCGGCCGGGACACCGTGCGCCCCGGTGGCCGGGCGCTCCTTGGGCAGCAGGTCCCAGTCGTCGGCCAGTTCGGCGGAATCGGCCGGATCGGCGGGGGCGTCGAACTCCTCGTCGTCCGGAGGGAACGGTTCACCCTCGTAAGGCGCCTCGCCGTCCGGCGGGGACAGCTCGCCCTCGTAAGACAGCTCGCCGTCCGGCGGGGACAGCTCGCCCTCGTAAGACAGCTCGTCGCCCAAAGGGAACGGCTCGCCCTCGTAAGAGGTGTCGTCGGACGCCGACTCCCTCGCTGCCTGGGCCGCCGCCCCCGCCGCCAAGTGGGCCAGGACCCGCTCGGCCGCGGCGCGGCGGCGGGCCAGGGACGCCGGGTCCAGGGGGAGTGGCCAGGCGTGGCTGGACGCGGACTCGTGGAGGGCCGGGTTCTCGGCGCCCTCGGCGGGTTCGTCCGCCCACGCCTCGATCTCACCGTGGCCGGCCGCGCAGTGCTCGTACAGCGCGTGCAGGAAGGCGGAGGGGCCCCGGGGCTTCTTCTGGCTGGGGCCCCACCAGTGGCCGGAGCCGAGGAGCAGGGTGCGGGGACGGGTGAACGTGACGTATCCCAGGCGCAGTTCCTCGGTGTGCTGGTGGTCCTTCATGGCCTCCTTGAAGGACTTGAGGCCCTTGGCGTCCCACTCCTCGACGGCGGGAAGCGTCAGGGCGTCGCCGCGCAGCGCGTGCGGCAGGACCTTGGCCTGGGCGGTCCAGGCCTCCCTCGACTGGGTGGAGGGGAACGTCGCGGTGACCAGACCGGGGACGGCGACCACGTCCCATTCCAGGCCCTTGGACTTGTGGGCGGTGAGGACCTTCACCGTGTTCTCGCCGCCGGGCAGCGCGTTGTCCAGGCCCTTCTCGTACTGGGCGGCCGTCCGCAGGAAGCCGAGGAAGGCGAGCAGGGACGCCTCGCCGTCGAGCGCGGCGAAGCCGGCCGCCGTGTCGAGGAACCCGGAGAGCGTCTCGCGACGGCGGGCGGCCAGCGCGTGCGGCGACGCCGAGAGTTCGACTTCGAGGCCCGTGACGGTCAGGACGCGGTGCAGTACGTCCATGAGCGGATCGGCGAGCGAGCGGCGCAGGTCGCGCAGTTCGGCGGCGAGCCGGGCGAAGCGGACGCGGGCCTCGGCGGAGAAGGGGAGTTCGTCGTCCCCGGTGCTTTCGAGGAAGGTGTCCAGGGCGTCGGCCAGCGAGATCACCTCGGCCGGGTCGACGCCCTCCACGGCGTCGGCGAGACGCTGGTCGGGGTCGTCGGTACCGCTCGGTGCGCGCCGTACCAGGTTGCGGGCGCGGCGGCCGAGCAGCGCCAGGTCCCGGGGGCCGATGCGCCAGCGCGGGCCGGTCAGGATCCGTACCAGGGAGGCGTTGGCGCCCGGGTCCTGGAGGACTTCGCAGACCGCCACGAGGTCGGCGACCTCGGGCAGGTGGAGGAGACCGGAGAGGCCGACGACCTCGACGGGCACGTCGCGGGCCACCAGCGCGCCCTGGATCTGCGGGAAGTCGCCCGCCGTACGGCACAGGACGGCGATCTCGCCGGGC
Coding sequences:
- a CDS encoding WhiB family transcriptional regulator, whose amino-acid sequence is MQLEAHAPSVPPAPTLPPPGLTEDPALTPLTALTALDDAIENLGVPVPCRSFDPEVFFAESPADVEYAKSLCQTCPLMAACLAGAKERREPWGVWGGELFVQGVVVARKRPRGRPRKNPVAA
- a CDS encoding M48 metallopeptidase family protein, with the translated sequence MPADPLQSAGSPQRSPNRLPPRGPATSAVEVRRSARRSRTVSAYREGDRTIVLIPARMSEAEEQRWVGVMLDKLAAQESKRMLGDAELTERAERLSEQYFEGRARPASVRWVTNQNTRWGSCTPAEGSIRLSHRLQGMPEYVVDYVLVHELAHLLVPGHGPRFWRLLDAYPRTERARGYLEGVVAAERLPHLPAARDE
- a CDS encoding ABC1 kinase family protein, with the protein product MSDLPRKAVTRTAKLAALPLGFAGRATWGLGKRIGGRSAELVARELQQRTAEQLFKVLGELKGGAMKFGQALSVFESALPEEVAGPYRAALTKLQEAAPPMPTRTVHAVLEERIGADWRELFLEFEEKPAAAASIGQVHRAVWHDGREVAVKVQYPGAGEALLSDLTQLSRFARLLGPLIPGMDIKPLIAELRDRVSEELDYELEARAQREHAAEFAGDADVVVPDVVHQCDQVLVTEWIDGIPLSEVINDGTPEQRDRAGQLLTRFLFSGPARTGLLHADPHPGNFRLLPPQKPTGSWRLGVLDFGTVDRLPGGLPRTIGESLRMTLEGEAEAVYELLCGEGFVKESIDLDPDAVLDYLLPIIEPAQADEFTFSRSWMRGQAARIADPRSPAHQLGKRLNLPPSYLLIHRVTLSTIGVLCQLDATVRMRDELEKWMPGFLADAPPAVEPQAVEEA
- a CDS encoding ThiF family adenylyltransferase, with the protein product MHPMLKPALRRAWRDRQTVQFGITPAQAVVVSPVDPATGHFLELLDGTQGLPILYERARALNMGPGQVDELVKRLAAAGVVDDPTAGGATADALRNRAGTLERLRPDLASLSLIHPEPGAAAGRLAARRAMRVQVRGAGRVGATVAALLAGAGVGQVDVLDGGVVRPGDVTPGGLPERSVGERRSTAARHLVRQAAPGGPPRQGRDPDTGPPAFSLIVVAPREGLDVYAPNTADAEDWVRAGIPHLYTGVVETTGVVGPLVLPGGTGCAGCLSLARTERDPGWPRLLAQWRSGRQRTAVPACDLALATAVAGLAAGHALAFLDGDLPASVGSRWEASLPQLDWRSQPVGPHRDCFCGAVGNTRGEQVSGASGPQDTMAG
- a CDS encoding mycoredoxin, which produces MPGTVTMYSTTWCGYCQRLKKQMDREGIAYTEVNIEHDSESAAFVEKANGGNQTVPTVLFHDGSTLTNPSLAQVKQKIGV
- a CDS encoding ATP-dependent DNA helicase UvrD2 codes for the protein MTAATHSTLFPQVPETADAVLDGLDPEQREVATALNGPVCVLAGAGTGKTRAITHRIAYGVRAGILQPSSVLAVTFTNRAAGEMRGRLRQLGAGGVQARTFHSAALRQLQYFWPKAVGGELPRLVERKVQLVAEAGARCRIRLDRNELRDVTGEIEWAKVTQTVPADYPAAAAKLHRDAPRDPAEIAQIYAMYEQLKQDRGVIDFEDVLLLTVGVLQDRHDIADQIRRQYQHFVVDEYQDVSPLQQRLLELWLGERDNLCVVGDASQTIYSFTGATPDHLLNFRTRHPGATVVKLVRDYRSTPQVVHLANGLLGQASGRAAEHRLELVSQREAGPEPVYTEYGDEPAEAEGVARRIRDLIASGVSAGQIAVLYRINAQSEIYEQALADAGVAYQLRGAERFFERPEVREAGIALRGAARAGGNDSLLDDAVDLPSQVRAVLGTKGWTAVAPAGSGAVRDKWESLAALVRLAEDYERAKPGATLSDLVAELDERAAAQHAPTVEGVTLASLHAAKGLEWDAVFLVGLTEGMMPITYAKTDEQVEEERRLLYVGVTRARVHLALSWSLSRSPGGRASRRASRFLNGLRPGSAGRGARSVAGGAGGIERGPAARKRTRRGPVLCRVCGKTLTEAGEMKLMRCEDCPSDMDEALYERLRDWRSHQAKELGMPPYVIFTDKTLMAIAEAVPSSGHELAVISGVGARKLDRFGTDVLAICAGETPGGDDEATS